The Flavobacteriales bacterium TMED191 genome includes the window TGAATAAAATTGTAAAAAATACTAAAGGCATATTTTTAGCAAAATTAGAATCTTTTAATCCTGGCCATTCAATAAAAGATAGAATTGGAGGAAAAATGATTGAGGATGCTGAAAAAAATAATCTATTAAAACCTGGAGGTACAATAATAGAATCAACATCTGGTAATACTGGAATGGGTCTTGCACTATCTGCAATTAGAAAGGGATATAAAATGATTGTAACTATGCCGGACAAAATGTCCTCAGAAAAAATCGATATTTTACGTGCTATAGGAGTAGAGGTTATTATAACGCCAACAAATGTAAAGCCCGAAGATATAAAATCATATTACTCAGTTGCAAAAAATTTACAAAAAAAAATTAAAAATAGTTTTTATATAAATCA containing:
- a CDS encoding pyridoxal-phosphate dependent enzyme, encoding MDYVEHITELIGNTPLVKLNKIVKNTKGIFLAKLESFNPGHSIKDRIGGKMIEDAEKNNLLKPGGTIIESTSGNTGMGLALSAIRKGYKMIVTMPDKMSSEKIDILRAIGVEVIITPTNVKPEDIKSYYSVAKNLQKKIKNSFYIN